Within Candidatus Polarisedimenticolaceae bacterium, the genomic segment TACTCCGCCCCGTAGAGGACCTCCACCCGGTCGAGCTTCCACGCGGCGAGCCTCAGGAGGCCCCAGACCAGAAGGGCGATCCCGGGGACGGCGACCCAGGGGGACGACGGCGAGGCGAGGATCGCGAGCGGCCCCATGTCGACGGGGACCGGGAGGAACGACTCGACGTAGTGCACGACGCTGAGCTTCTTCAGGAAGGCCGGCAGGAGGAAGTTCGCGGACTCCCACGCGAGCACGACCAGCGCCGGGAGGATCGGCATGCGGAAGAACAGGCCGAACACGAAGAACAAGGCGCCGTAGCCTGCGCACGCGAGCCCCGTCGCGGCGAGGTACGCGAGCAACTGCAGCAATCCCTCGGGGGAGAGCAGCTTGCCCGCGAGCGCCCCGGGGCCGTGGGCGAGGTAGGTGAGCATCCACGTGCACGCCGTGACCCCGCCGAAGAGAAGCCAGGCGGCGAGCAGACCGGAGAGGAACTTCCCCGCGGCCCACGTGGAGCGGCGCAGCGGTGCGAGCAGCGGGTAATGGAGCGTCTTGTCGAGGACCTCGCCGCGATAGAGCGTGGAGAAGACCACGAGGCAGCCGAGGAAGATCGAGAACCGCAGGAGCAGGAGCCGGTAGATCATCGCGAAGATGCCGTCGTCCATGGCGATCGTCTCGGTGACCCCCGTCATGAGTCCCGCGACCGCGCGCGTGCCGAACACGGCGACCGGGAAGGCCGCGAGGAGGTACAAGGCGACCGCGCCGCGTCCGAACAGACGGCGGCGGGTTTCGAGCGTCGCGACCGCGACGATCTGGCGGAGCCTCCGCTTGCCGGGCGTCATCCCCGTCCTCCCTCGCCCTCGATCAGGTAGCGATACACCGACTCGACGTCGTCGTCGGCGGGGGCCACGCCCTCGAGGGCGACCCCCTCTTCCACGACCAGCCGATTGAGCAGCAGGTAGAACCCGTCCGCGTTGCGCGTCCGGACGAACAGGCCCCGGCCGTCCTCGTGCAGGCGCGCCTCGACGGCGGAGTCGAGCTCGAAGATCCGCGACGCCACCCGCGACGGCCTGTCGCAACGGATCAGCACCTGAACCGGCCGGTCGGAGACCTCCTCCCGAACGCCGTGGATCGCCCCCTCGGCGACGACGTAGCCGTGGTGGATCAGCACGACGCGGTCGCTGACGAGGTCGACCTCGTGGAGGACGTGGCTCGAGAGGAGCACGATCCGTCCCTCCTTCGAGAACGACTCGAACAGGGCGATCGCTTCGCTGCGGGCCATCGGGTCGAGGCCGTTGAGGGGCTCGTCGAGGACGAGAACCCTCGGATCGTGCGCGATCGCGGACGCGAGGCGGATCCGCTGGCGCATCCCCTTGCTGTACGCCGCGCACTTGCGCGTGGCGGCGTCCTGGAGCCCCACGCGCTCGATCGCGCGCCAGGCGAGGCGCTCGGCCTCGGCGCGGGAGTCCCCGTGGAGCAGCAACCCGCCGCGCACGAACTCCAGGCCGGTGACGCCGGGGGGAAAGGCGTCGTACTGCGTGCAATAACCGACGAGGCGTCCGAGGCGCTCGGGATCGTTCGGGGGGACCCCGCACACGCTCACGTGGCCGCGCGTGGGACGCAGAAGTCCGGTCATGAGGTTCATCAGGGTGGTCTTCCCCGAGCCGTTGGGTCCGACCAGGCTCGTGATCCCCGCCCCGACGACGAGGCTCACGCGGTTGACCCCGAGGACCTCGCCGTAGAACTTGGAGATCCCCTCGAAGACGACGGCGTCGCCGCGTTCCTGGCTCAACGCACGACCTCCTTCGCCTTCAGCCGGCGCGAGAGGACGAGCAGGCACAGGCCGCACAGCGCCGGGATCGCGATCCACGGGGCGGCGTGAGGGAGCGGGGCCTCGAGCGGGACGCCGTACAGCCCCTCCAGCAGGGCGCGCATCAGCTCGGGGACGTTCAGCAGGTGCCCCCAGGCGGTGTCGAAGACGGCGTTCACGAGGTTCCCGGCCCACGCGCCGCCGAGCACCGCCCCGACGAGCATCGCCTGGGCGGTCACCTTGCGTCCCGCGAGCGCGGACGCCGCGAGAGCCAGCAGCGAGAGGACGGCGATCCACAATCCGCACCCGGCGACGATCGCGAACGGAATGCGCGCGTGAGCGGCGAACCAGCCGTCCTCGCCGAGCGAGGCCTGCAGGGCGAACAGCAGCAGCCCCGGGATCCACGTGATCACCGAGAGCAGCCCGAACAGGACCGCGAGCTTGCCCACGACGTATTGGGTCTTCGTCACCGGGCGCGAGAGGATCAGGGGAAGCGCCCCGTTCGCGAGGTCGCGCGAGATCAGCTGCGGCCCGCAGAGCAGCGTGAGAAGCCCTCCGAACAGGAACGACTGCCACGACATCAGTCCGAGGAAGAAGGTCGTGTCGATCGCGCTGAGCTGGCCCCCGGACGCGCCGATCTGTGCCAGGAGCTTCGCGTTGGTGCGGACGTAGATGAAGGCCGCCCCCCCGAGGGGCATGGCGAACGCCGCGGTGAAGACGATCGTGGTCAGGCGTCCCTCGAACAGCTCGGAGAGGGCGTAGCGCGCGAGGACCCTGAAGCGCGAGGCGGGTGCCGTCCACGCGCCCGCGTAGGGAGCGTAGCTCCGGTCATACACCGCCACGATCCACCCCCTCCGCCTTCGTCTCCATCGCCCGCAGGAAGATGTCCTGCAGGGAATCGCGTTTGTAGTCGAGGCGGCGGATCTGCACGCCGTGCCGTGCCGCCACGGCGTACAGGTCGCGGATCTCGATCGACTCGGGGAGGACCATCTTGAGTCGGCCGCCTCCCAGGAGCGCGGCGGTGACCCCGAGACGCTCCGCGTCCCCGGCGAAGGCCCGCGTGTCCCCGCGCGTCTCGAGGTGGAGGAACTTCCTGTTGGTGCGGCGCTCGGCGTCGAGGTCGCAGTGCGCGGCGACGCGCCCATCCTTCAGGACGAGCACCTCCTCGCAGACCTCCTCGACGTCGCGCAGGAGGTGGGACGACACGACGACCTGCGTCCTGCCGGAGTCGCGGATCTCCTTGACGAGCCGGAGCATCCGCGCGCGCGCGGGGGGGTCGAGGCCGTTGGTCGGCTCGTCGAGGAACAGCACCGCGGGGGCGTGGACGATGGCCTGCGCGAGCTTGGCCATCTGCTTCATCCCGAGCGAGAAGGTCTCGAGCCTGCGGTAGCGGGCCTCGCCCAGCCCCACGTACTGGAGCGCCTCGTGCGCCCGCTCGAGGGCCGCTTCGGCGGGAAGACCCGAGAGCTCCCCCATCAGCCGCACGAAACGCACCGCCGTCATTCCCGCGATGAACGCGTCGGTCTCGGGCATGTAGCCGACGGGCTGCCGCGCCTGGGCCGATCGGTCGCCCACGTCGCGTCCGAGCAGGCGCGCGTTCCCTTCGCTGGGCGGGTGGAACCCCAGCAGCGTGTGGATCAGCGTGGTCTTCCCCGCGCCGTTCGGGCCGAGCAGGCCCACGGCGCGGCCCCGCAGCACCGCCCGCAGATCCCGCAGGATCGGGCGGTTCCCGAAGCGCACGCCGAGGCCGTCGAGCTCGATCATGGAGCGGGAGGCCCCGCGATCGCCGGCACCGCCCCCTCGGGGGACGCGGCGCCCAGCACGGTCAGCAACGTGCCGAGGTCGGCGCCGAGGCCCCCTTCGGCCTCGACGGTGGCGCGGATCCGGGACGACTCGGCGACGATCGTGATCAGGTGCGGCCGCTCGCCCAGAAGCGCCCTCGCCTCGGGGGACGATCCGGCCCCGACGTTCCGGACCGCCTCGCCGAGCACCTCGCCGAGCCGTTCGTAGACGATTCCCGAGTACTCCGTCCGCGCGTCGGCGGGGAGGAGCGACCGGAACGCCGCCGACGCCCCGATGTGGACCCCGCTCGCGCGACGGTCGATCGCCTGCTCGACGAGCACGCGGCTCGGCGCGGCGACGAGGTACCCGCCGTCGAAGGCGTACCACACGGCGTAGACCTCGGTCGTCGCCTCGACCGCGTGGAAGGAGCGGTCGCCGACCGCCTCGTGCCGGAGTCGGACGATCTCCTCGCGTCCCTGCTCGCGGGCCTTCGCGTTCGCCCGCTCCACGAGGGTCTCGAGGCTGCGCTGCACGCGGGCCGGGTCGTAGACCTCGAGGACCATTTTCCAGGCGGGGGAGGGGAGCACCGGGCCGTCGAGGGCGACGGCGATCTCGCCGCCGAGCGGCCTCGCGACGTCCTCGACGAGATCGAGTCCCGTCTCCCGGCGGAAGCGGGCGAGCCCTTCGGCGGCCTCTTGGCTGAACCCCGCGACGAGGTCGGCCACGGCCGTTCCGGGCGAGGTGACCGCGAACGCGGCGACCGCCGAGGCGTCGGGGGAGACGTAGCGGAGGCTCCCCAGCGGCGAAGGCGCCGCGAGCCACGACGCGATGCCGGACCGCTCCCCGGCGAAGGTCAGCTCCGCGGTCGTCGTCGTGCGGCCGTCGTGCTCGGTGCGCTCGACGAGGAGATCGCGGGCGTTGGCGAACCCGAGCGTCGCGAGCGTGTCGGGATCGCCCTTCCCGGCGTTCGCGATCACCCGCTCGAGGTCGACGGCGAACACGAAGGCGGCGCCGTCGGCGTAGGCGTCGGCGATCCGCCGGTGGAACGCCGAGGGCGCCGCGTCGCCCGCGGGAAGGTAGGCGGCGAGGGACCTCGCCGTCCCGGCGACGAGCCGGTCCTCCTCGAGGCGGACCTGGACATCCTTCACCTTCGCGACGTCGCGGGCGAGCATCGCCTTCAGCGACTCCGCGTCCCGGACCTCGGCGAGGACCACGGGCTCGGCGGGTTTCCCGTCGTTCCCCAGCGGCACCGCGATCACGATCTCGTCGCCGATCGCGCGGCCGTACTCGCGCAGCATCGCGACCGCCTCGTCCATCTCGCGGCGGGCGTCGGCGTTCCCGGTCCGGGAGTCCCACCACTCCCGCAGCTCCGGCGACTGGTCCAGGTGGCGGTCGAGGACGGCGGAGGCCTGCTCGAAGGCGCCGCTGAGGTTCGGGACCGCCACGAAGATCGCCGTGTCGGCGGGGATTCTGGAGAGCAGGCGCGACGCGGTGCGCGGTGCGGGAACCTCGATCTCGTCCCGGAGATCCTTGCGGATCGAGGCGAGCTCGCGGAGCAGCGCCTCGTACTTCGGCGAGTCGGCGCTCCACGCGAGGTCGTCGCGCAACGGAACCGGGCGGGCGTCCGGCCGCGACGACGCGCGGTCGCCGGGGCGCAGCATCCGCTCCTCGCCGCCGGTGTTCACGGCGACGGCCCCTTCGAGGACCGCCACGCGCGAGCCGCTGACGCCGTGGTTGACGGCGAAAATCGTCCCCTTGACGCTCACCAGCGCGTCGTCGGTGCGGACGTCGAGGTGCCCCGAGCCTTGTTTGGCGGCCTCGACGATGATCCCGCCCCCGGAAAGGGCGATCGTCGCGCCGTCGCGGCGCCGCTTCACGGTCAATTCGGTGCGGTCGCGCAACTCCACGCGCGAGCCGTCGGCCAGGCGCACGATGGCGCGCGAGCCGGGGGCGGTGCGGAGGACCTCGTTCTCGGGAAGGACCGACCCGGCGGCCAGGAGCGCGGTGGCGCCCCGGTCGACGCGCCAGAGGTCGCCCTGCACCGACTCGACGGCGATCGGTTGCGCGTCGGGGGGCGGGATGAGCCGCTCGCGCATCGCGAACCCCGCGAGCAGGGCCATCGCCGCGAACGTCGCGGCGGCCGCCCACTTCAGGCGCCAGGCGCCCGAGCCGGATTCGCGCCGCGTCTCCACCGCCGCGTCGCGTCCGGCGCGTGCGGCAACGAGGGCACGACGGCAAGGCACGCACGCGCGCGTGTGGTCGTCGACCAGCAACGCCTCGGCCGAGGAGAGCCGGCCGGCGAGAAACCCCGGGATGCGGGATTGGAACCCCTCGCAGCTGTCGATCGGGCCGGCGGCGGGGGAGGCGCCGGATTCGAGCCCCAGCCGGTGACGGACGCGCTCGGCGGCCGACGCGGCGTGGCTGGGGGAGGGGCCGTCCTCGCGGATCGCGGCGAGGACGTCGTCGAGCTCGGGGCGACGGGGAGGCTGTTGCCGGTTCATGCGAGATCTCCCAGGAGGCCGGCGCGCAGGCGCGCCTTGGCCCGATGCAGGGTCACCGCCACGGTGCTCCACGAGGTGCCGAGCATCGCCGCGATCTCGCGGTTGCCGTACCCCTCGAAGTATCGGAGCACCACCATCTCGGCGGCGCGCGGGTTGAGCCCCGTCAGCGCCGCGCGGACCCGGGCCTTCCGCTCGTCCATCTCGGTGGCGGCTTCGGGTCCGGGGTCGGGGTCGCGCAGGGTCGCTTCGCGCGGCTCGAGGGCCTCGGAGCGGGCGGCCTTGCGGCGACGGAGGAGGTCGACCGCGGCGTTCACCGCGGCCCGGTGGAGGTAACTTCCCGCCTGGGAGTCTTCGATCGCGCCGTCCTCCTGCCGCAACACGCGCAGGAACACGGACTGGAGCACGTCTTCCGCATCCGCGTCGTTTCCGGTCACGCGCCAGGCGGCCCGGTACACGCGGTCGGCGTGTTGCCGGTACAGGGCCGCGACGCGCCCGTGGGCGTCGGGAGCGGGTAGGGGTCGGGGCGAGAGAGCCGTCACGGGTCGTTCCTCCGATCGCTTCTCGCCACTCAAGACGCGCCTCCCGACGGCATTATTAACGGCATGAAGCCCGAGTTGGTTCCGGAAGTGGTCCCCCTGGTCCGGCTGGCGGTCGTCCGGGCCGGGCCGGTGGTCGTCGGTCCCGCCGCGAGGCCCCTCGAGGAGGAGATCGCCGGGATGTGCCGGACCCTCGCGGCGCGCCACCGGGGGAAGGCCCCCGCGCAGATCGAGGGGCTCGATCCCGCCCGGCGCCTCTACAAGGCGTTCGGGATCGACCCGACCCAGACGCGCCCCTCCTCGGAGGCGCTGCTCCGACGCATCCTGCAGGAGAAACCGTTCCCCCGGGTCCTGAACGCCGTCGACGTCGGGAACCTGTGTTCGGTCGCCTTTCTGCTTCCGCTCGGGCTCTACGACCTCGGGAAGGTCCGGGGCGAGGTCGTGCTCCGGCGCGGCGCCCCCGGGGAGACGTACGCGGGGATCCGGAAGGACGCGGTCCACGTCGGCGGGCGGCCGACGCTCGCCGACGCGGAGGGGCCCTTCGGGAACCCCACCTCCGACTCGCTGCGGACGTGCGTCACGTCGGGGACCACGGCGATCGCGATGGTGATCTTCGCCCCCGCTTCGTACCCGGCCGCGGAGCTGCGCGACCATGCGGTATTCGGGGCGGAGAGGATGCGACGGCACCTCGGAGGAGCCGGAGTCGAACCGACCGTCGCGTGGGAGCTGATCCCGGCCTAGACTTCCGGGCATGGCGAAAAACGACGATCTCGACCTCTCCCGACGCAACTTCCTCAAGACCGGCGCGGCGAGTGCGTTGACCGCGGGGATCGTCCCCGCGTCTCTGATCTCGACCGACGCCGAAGGGGCGCCCGAGCTCGCCGGGCCCGGCGCGGTCCCGATCCGCCTGGACGTCAACGGGGCCGCGCGCTCGCTTTCGGTCGAGCCGCGGACGACCCTGCTCGACGCGTTGCGCGACGTGCTCGACCTCACGGGAGCCAAGAAGGTCTGCGACCGAGGGACCTGCGGGGCGTGCACGGTGCTCCTCGACGGGAATCCCGCCTACGCGTGCAGCGTGCTCGCGATCGACGCGCAGTCCCGGAAGATCGCGACCGTCGAAGGACTCGGCGGGGCCGACGGCGCCCTGCACCCGCTGCAGGCCGCGTTCGTCGAACACGACGCCCAGCAGTGCGGCTTCTGCACGCCGGGGTTCGTGATGGCGGCGAAGGCCCTCGTCGATCGCGAGTCGAATCCGACCGACGCCGCGATCGACCGGGCGCTCGGCGGCAACGTCTGCCGGTGCGGGACCTACGCCGGAATGCGCCGCGCCGTGAAGGACGGCGCCGCGCGGATGCGGAGGGGTTGAAGCCATGGCCACGAACCCGACCTGGCCCGAACCCGCGAAGTCCTCCCTCCTCGGAAAGCGGATCTCCCGCCTCGACGGCCCCGCCAAGACGCGCGGGGAGGCGAAGTACACCTACGACCGCAAGCGTCCCGGGATGTTGTGGGGCGCCGTCGCGCGGAGCCCCCACGCCCGCGCGAGGATCACCGCCCTCGACTTCGGTACCGCCGCGAAGATGCCCGGGGTCCGGGCCGTCCACGCCGTCAAGAAGGTCGGCGACGAGGTGAAGTGGGCCCTCGACGAGATCGTCTACGTCGCCGCCGCGACCGAGGCCCAGGCCCACGACGCGGCTCGCGCCGTCAAGGTCTCCTACGAGATCCTCCCCGCCTCGGTCGTCGACGACGACCCGAAAGCCGCGGGGGCGAAGGAACAGAACCCCGCGGTCCAGGGGGATCCCGACGCTCGCCTCGCGGCGTCGAAGGTGACGATCGACGGGACCTACGGCCTCGCGGTCGTCGCGCACCTCTGCCTCGAGGCGCACGGCCAGCTCGTGGAATGGGACGGCGACTCGCTGACCGCGTGGTGCTCGACGCAGTCGGTCTCGGGACTCCCGGGCGAGTTCGCGGAGGGGCTCGACGTTCCGGCGTCGAAGGTCCGCGTGATCTGCGAGCACATGGGCGGCGGCTTCGGCTCGAAGTTCTCCGTCGACGCGTGGGGAATCGCCTGCGCCGAGCTCGCCCGCAAGGCCAAGGCTCCCGTGAAGCTGATGCTCGACCGCGCGGCGGAGGTCGCCGTCGCGGGGGACCGTCCTTCGACCTACGCGACCGTGAAGGCCGGCGCCGACGCGGACGGGCGCGTCACCGCGTGGATCTCGCGGTCGTGGGGGTCGGGGGGGCTCGGCGGATCCGGGAGCCCGCCGATTCCGTACGTCTTCAACTTCCCCGACCGCCGGCACCAGCACGTCTCGATCCCGACGAACACGGCCTCCTCCCGGGCGTGGCGCGCGCCGAACCACCCGCAGGCGTGCCTCGTGACGATGGCGGCCATGGAAGATCTCGCCGCGGCCGCGGGGATGGACCCGCTCGACTTCTTCCTGAAGAACCTCGATCGCACGGCGCGCGAGGCGACCTATCGCGAGCAGTTCCGGATCGGCGCCGAGCTCATGGAGTGGAAGAAGAAGTGGCGTCCGCGCGGCTCGGCGAAGAGCCCCGTGCGGCGGGGGCTCGGTCTCTCGCTGCACACCTGGGGCGGCCGGGGTCACAAGAGCAACTGCGACGTCGTCGTGAACCCCGACGGGTCGGTCGAGGCGCGGATCGCCTCGCAGGACCTCGGGACAGGCACGCGCACCGTGATCGGCGTCGTCCTCGCCGAGACCTTCGGCCTCCCGCTCTCGGCCGTGAAGGTCTCGATCGGCGACTCTTCGTTCCCCACCTCCGGGGCGTCGGGGGGATCGACGACCGTCGGCGGGGTCTCCGGCTCCACGCGCGCCGCCGCGGTGAAAGCACTCGATGCGATCTTCGAGAAGGTCGCCGCCGAGCTCGGCGCGTCGCCCGACGCGCTCGAGGCGGCGGACGGCACCATCCGCGTGAAGGGGAATCCGGCGAAGTCGATGCCGTGGAAGAAGGCGGCGGCCCGGATCGGAGCGGCGCCGCTCACCGTCCGCGCCGAGCGCCCCGACCACCTCACGGACAGCGGGGTCGGGGGGATCCAGATGGCCGAGGTCGAGGTGGACGTGGACACCGGGATCGTCCGGATGGTCAAGATGGTCGCGGTGCAGGACTGCGGCCGGATCGTCGATCTCAAGACCGCCGAGAGCCAGGTCTACGGCGGGATGATCATGGGGATCGGCTACGCCCTCACCGAGGAGAAGGTCTACGACCGCGCGACCGGCCGTCCGCTCAACGCGAACATGGAGTTCTATCGGGTCCCCACGATCGGGGACGTCGGCGAGCTCGTCGCGCACCTGCAGACCGGCCCGCCCCACGACGCCCGCGGGGTGATAGGCCTCGGCGAGCCCCCGGTGATCTCGCCGGGGGCCGCGATCTCGAACGCCGTCGCCAACGCGATCGGCGTGCGCGTCCCGGAGCTGCCGCTCACCCCCGACCGGGTGATCGCCGCACTCGAGGCCGCCGAAAGGAAGGTGCGCGCATGATGCCCCCCTTCGAATACGCGAGCCCCGCCACGCAGGCCGACGCCTTTCGGCTGCTCGCGGACGCCGGCG encodes:
- a CDS encoding ABC transporter ATP-binding protein, with product MSQERGDAVVFEGISKFYGEVLGVNRVSLVVGAGITSLVGPNGSGKTTLMNLMTGLLRPTRGHVSVCGVPPNDPERLGRLVGYCTQYDAFPPGVTGLEFVRGGLLLHGDSRAEAERLAWRAIERVGLQDAATRKCAAYSKGMRQRIRLASAIAHDPRVLVLDEPLNGLDPMARSEAIALFESFSKEGRIVLLSSHVLHEVDLVSDRVVLIHHGYVVAEGAIHGVREEVSDRPVQVLIRCDRPSRVASRIFELDSAVEARLHEDGRGLFVRTRNADGFYLLLNRLVVEEGVALEGVAPADDDVESVYRYLIEGEGGRG
- a CDS encoding ABC transporter ATP-binding protein codes for the protein MIELDGLGVRFGNRPILRDLRAVLRGRAVGLLGPNGAGKTTLIHTLLGFHPPSEGNARLLGRDVGDRSAQARQPVGYMPETDAFIAGMTAVRFVRLMGELSGLPAEAALERAHEALQYVGLGEARYRRLETFSLGMKQMAKLAQAIVHAPAVLFLDEPTNGLDPPARARMLRLVKEIRDSGRTQVVVSSHLLRDVEEVCEEVLVLKDGRVAAHCDLDAERRTNRKFLHLETRGDTRAFAGDAERLGVTAALLGGGRLKMVLPESIEIRDLYAVAARHGVQIRRLDYKRDSLQDIFLRAMETKAEGVDRGGV
- a CDS encoding FecR domain-containing protein → MNRQQPPRRPELDDVLAAIREDGPSPSHAASAAERVRHRLGLESGASPAAGPIDSCEGFQSRIPGFLAGRLSSAEALLVDDHTRACVPCRRALVAARAGRDAAVETRRESGSGAWRLKWAAAATFAAMALLAGFAMRERLIPPPDAQPIAVESVQGDLWRVDRGATALLAAGSVLPENEVLRTAPGSRAIVRLADGSRVELRDRTELTVKRRRDGATIALSGGGIIVEAAKQGSGHLDVRTDDALVSVKGTIFAVNHGVSGSRVAVLEGAVAVNTGGEERMLRPGDRASSRPDARPVPLRDDLAWSADSPKYEALLRELASIRKDLRDEIEVPAPRTASRLLSRIPADTAIFVAVPNLSGAFEQASAVLDRHLDQSPELREWWDSRTGNADARREMDEAVAMLREYGRAIGDEIVIAVPLGNDGKPAEPVVLAEVRDAESLKAMLARDVAKVKDVQVRLEEDRLVAGTARSLAAYLPAGDAAPSAFHRRIADAYADGAAFVFAVDLERVIANAGKGDPDTLATLGFANARDLLVERTEHDGRTTTTAELTFAGERSGIASWLAAPSPLGSLRYVSPDASAVAAFAVTSPGTAVADLVAGFSQEAAEGLARFRRETGLDLVEDVARPLGGEIAVALDGPVLPSPAWKMVLEVYDPARVQRSLETLVERANAKAREQGREEIVRLRHEAVGDRSFHAVEATTEVYAVWYAFDGGYLVAAPSRVLVEQAIDRRASGVHIGASAAFRSLLPADARTEYSGIVYERLGEVLGEAVRNVGAGSSPEARALLGERPHLITIVAESSRIRATVEAEGGLGADLGTLLTVLGAASPEGAVPAIAGPPAP
- a CDS encoding sigma-70 family RNA polymerase sigma factor produces the protein MTALSPRPLPAPDAHGRVAALYRQHADRVYRAAWRVTGNDADAEDVLQSVFLRVLRQEDGAIEDSQAGSYLHRAAVNAAVDLLRRRKAARSEALEPREATLRDPDPGPEAATEMDERKARVRAALTGLNPRAAEMVVLRYFEGYGNREIAAMLGTSWSTVAVTLHRAKARLRAGLLGDLA
- a CDS encoding phenylalanine--tRNA ligase beta subunit-related protein, coding for MKPELVPEVVPLVRLAVVRAGPVVVGPAARPLEEEIAGMCRTLAARHRGKAPAQIEGLDPARRLYKAFGIDPTQTRPSSEALLRRILQEKPFPRVLNAVDVGNLCSVAFLLPLGLYDLGKVRGEVVLRRGAPGETYAGIRKDAVHVGGRPTLADAEGPFGNPTSDSLRTCVTSGTTAIAMVIFAPASYPAAELRDHAVFGAERMRRHLGGAGVEPTVAWELIPA
- a CDS encoding (2Fe-2S)-binding protein codes for the protein MAKNDDLDLSRRNFLKTGAASALTAGIVPASLISTDAEGAPELAGPGAVPIRLDVNGAARSLSVEPRTTLLDALRDVLDLTGAKKVCDRGTCGACTVLLDGNPAYACSVLAIDAQSRKIATVEGLGGADGALHPLQAAFVEHDAQQCGFCTPGFVMAAKALVDRESNPTDAAIDRALGGNVCRCGTYAGMRRAVKDGAARMRRG
- a CDS encoding xanthine dehydrogenase family protein molybdopterin-binding subunit, which translates into the protein MATNPTWPEPAKSSLLGKRISRLDGPAKTRGEAKYTYDRKRPGMLWGAVARSPHARARITALDFGTAAKMPGVRAVHAVKKVGDEVKWALDEIVYVAAATEAQAHDAARAVKVSYEILPASVVDDDPKAAGAKEQNPAVQGDPDARLAASKVTIDGTYGLAVVAHLCLEAHGQLVEWDGDSLTAWCSTQSVSGLPGEFAEGLDVPASKVRVICEHMGGGFGSKFSVDAWGIACAELARKAKAPVKLMLDRAAEVAVAGDRPSTYATVKAGADADGRVTAWISRSWGSGGLGGSGSPPIPYVFNFPDRRHQHVSIPTNTASSRAWRAPNHPQACLVTMAAMEDLAAAAGMDPLDFFLKNLDRTAREATYREQFRIGAELMEWKKKWRPRGSAKSPVRRGLGLSLHTWGGRGHKSNCDVVVNPDGSVEARIASQDLGTGTRTVIGVVLAETFGLPLSAVKVSIGDSSFPTSGASGGSTTVGGVSGSTRAAAVKALDAIFEKVAAELGASPDALEAADGTIRVKGNPAKSMPWKKAAARIGAAPLTVRAERPDHLTDSGVGGIQMAEVEVDVDTGIVRMVKMVAVQDCGRIVDLKTAESQVYGGMIMGIGYALTEEKVYDRATGRPLNANMEFYRVPTIGDVGELVAHLQTGPPHDARGVIGLGEPPVISPGAAISNAVANAIGVRVPELPLTPDRVIAALEAAERKVRA